In Gadus chalcogrammus isolate NIFS_2021 chromosome 1, NIFS_Gcha_1.0, whole genome shotgun sequence, one DNA window encodes the following:
- the tgfa gene encoding protransforming growth factor alpha, whose protein sequence is MNRILWDAVFLLTGSLFTLGASQGGSVMDASPSIPITSTGAPNTSSASAPSASTLVSTAASSRTTSSTTTIATPKTIPPVKKFVAAAVRFHFDDCPDSHRHFCFHGTCRFLILEETPACVCPSGFVGMRCEHADLLAVVATNHRGQTVATVLVLCVMGCALTMLFCTLLHCWWRRDYERRRRAFHKEKTREMLKGGPSFCPSESVV, encoded by the exons ATGAATCGGATCCTCTGGGATGCAGTGTTTCTCCTGACTG GTTCCCTGTTTACACTGGGAGCATCACAGGGGGGTTCAGTGATGGATGCCAGCCCCTCCATCCCCATCACCTCCACTGGTGCCCCCaacacctcctccgcctccgctccctccgcctccaccctgGTCAGCACCGCCGCCAGCAGTAGAACAacctcctctaccaccaccatcgCTACACCCAAAACCATCCCACCAGTTAAAA AGTTTGTGGCGGCTGCGGTTCGGTTCCACTTTGACGACTGTCCGGACTCACACCGACACTTCTGTTTCCATGGCACCTGTCGCTTCCTTATCCTGGAGGAAAcgcctgcatgtgt GTGTCCATCAGGCTTTGTGGGGATGAGGTGTGAGCATGCAGACCTCCTGGCTGTGGTGGCCACCAACCACCGAGGGCAGACCGTGGCCACGGTGCTGGTGCTGTGTGTCATGGGCTGTGCCCTGACCATGCTGTTCTGCACACTTTTACA CTGTTGGTGGAGGCGGGATTATGAAAGACGGAGGAGGGCTTTTCACAAGGAAAAGACCAGAGAAATGCTGAAGGGCGGGCCATCGTTCTGTCCGTCTGAAAGTG TGGTGTGA